ATGACAATATTCTGTACGTTTTAAGATGACAAAATCCAGGAAAGGCAGAGACAGATGTGAGGATTAGTGATGCTTCAGAGGATGGTTGATAAAATATAACATTGAAATTAGTCAAATgtacactatttttttttctatttttttatgtcGATTCTAAAGAAATCAAACTGTAATTCGACAAGGAGAAATATTTTCTGATACAAAAACAggtcagaaatattttttgttaacctaaatacagcaaatacagcTGAAGTgcactgattaaaaacaatCTGGTGGATTTGATGTATCTTATGCTGTACATACATCAGTTGTAAAACAAATGCTGTCTGCTGCATGTAGAGCAGTAATCAATTATTTGCATTACATTGTGgtcatcaaaagaaaaagatattgaaaaaaaaaaaactcatattGAGGTCACATGATCATCTTCCGTCTCTGGTGTCATCCTAACAACACTGTGATATTCCGGTTTTatatcattgtgtttttgtattcttCTGGGGATCTTATTAGTAGTTGTACAGGTGGTAGTAGCTACAGTGGGCTATCATAATTACGTGTCTGTCCCAGAAGCTGTAGTACAGGCAACAGTAGTACTACAGTTGTACCAACAGGCTACTTAATAGTActagaacagaaagagaagtaaTCACGGTCTTATCCTCAGCTCCTCTTGccgctgctgctcctgctctccGGTGTCCTCTGCGGCGCTTCAGAGGTGGAATCCGTTCCCACCTATGAGCGGCAAGACCCGACCACGGGGGAAATCCTCATCTGTGCCAAGTGTCCCCCGGGCACGCACATGTCCGCGCACTGCACAGCCACCACGCCCACCAAGTGCGAGCCGTGCAAAGACGACCACTTCACCGAGCTGTGGAACTACCTGCCCAGGTGTCTGTACTGCAACAACTTCTGCTATGAGAACCAGGTGGTGGAGAAGGAGTGCTCACCGACAAGCAACAGGGTCTGTCGGTGCAAAGAGGGTTTCTACTGGGCCGATGACTTCTGTATGAGACACTCGGAGTGCGGGCCTGGACATGGTGTCAAAACGAGAGGTATTTACCGGGGGAAAGACAGAGAATTACAGTGTTACATGTTGAACGATATTAACGAATATAAGACTAAATTTGGGAAAATTCTGGGCTATATTTTGATTTAACATGATGTATTAAATGTGTTCACACTAATATTTTCGCCGTGTATGTGCATCCAAGGGACGCATCAACGAATACATCACCTGTATCATTCTCTACATTTACGAATTTTTAGAAATAGAAGAATATAGTTCATTGTTTCCCAATATTCCaataatattttcaatatttctcCAGGTACACcacaaatgaacacagtttGTGAAAGGTGTGCCGAGGGTAGCTTCTCAAACTCGTCTTCTGCGCTGGATCCGTGCGTAAATCACCAGGAATGTGCAAGCGGAGAGCTTGTGCTCCTGAACGGCTCAATTTACCACGACTCAGTGTGTGGCACCTGCGAGGATCTTGCAAGTGAAGGTATGAACGTATAATGCATAATTTTGTATCATTATAACTGCCTACATTCAGTTATAATATCCGTGATTACAACAGTGCGGTACACCTTCTTTTTCAGGTGAGACGTTCAGGGAATTCCTGACAGGATTCTTCAGTATGCACAGGATGCGGGTgtcaaaaatgaagaaatttgtCAGCAGGTAAGACTACACGCTGTGATTATCACTTTAGGCAACGTAGCCTCAAGTATTCCTCTTCATCAATTTTATACATAAACGCTAATAAAACATCATCTCTTTCCAACAGGTACATTCAAAAGGCGGGGGTGGGCAGGCGCGTCAGGGGCACTTCCCTCCCCAAACAGAGAGGTCCGCTCCTGGATAGAATCAGAGCTTGGCTGAACGAGGCtccagaggaggagctgaagaaactCCCGAATATGCTGAGGACAACACATCTCAACTCCATGGCACAAAAACTAAAGCAGACATTCAATGAGATTAAGCAGCAGAGCCCAAGCTGTACTTTAGTTTAATGTGTTAGCCTACGTACAGTACAGTTAAGAATAGGCTAATATATACCTCGTCCTCTTATTTGGCCCTTTTGCCCACTTGAAAACAAGCATTTTATCgtctttttcatttatctgtTAATT
This sequence is a window from Scatophagus argus isolate fScaArg1 chromosome 9, fScaArg1.pri, whole genome shotgun sequence. Protein-coding genes within it:
- the LOC124065423 gene encoding tumor necrosis factor receptor superfamily member 6B-like, which produces MHIISTLLLPLLLLLSGVLCGASEVESVPTYERQDPTTGEILICAKCPPGTHMSAHCTATTPTKCEPCKDDHFTELWNYLPRCLYCNNFCYENQVVEKECSPTSNRVCRCKEGFYWADDFCMRHSECGPGHGVKTRGTPQMNTVCERCAEGSFSNSSSALDPCVNHQECASGELVLLNGSIYHDSVCGTCEDLASEGETFREFLTGFFSMHRMRVSKMKKFVSRYIQKAGVGRRVRGTSLPKQRGPLLDRIRAWLNEAPEEELKKLPNMLRTTHLNSMAQKLKQTFNEIKQQSPSCTLV